The genomic region gaaCTTCTTTGAGCCCATGGTCTTGCAAAAGCCTGCAAGTGTCGTCCTGCATTCATTGAAAGAACAGATTTGATTGAGAGAATGAGTGATCTCCTAAAACTGTATTGGTTTTGGGCATGTTGGAAAGGTTGGTTCATGCAGGTGAGTGAAAGAACAAGGAGGGGATGTTACTGGGTCTCAACTTCGTATTTCAGGACGTGTGAGTAAAAGCTGTGGTTAGCGTTCTCGTGCACCATCACAAACACCTCTCTGCATCCTGAAGTGTTGCAGGTTCCCTCCCAGTAGCCTCTGCTCTGGGTGAGAGGGTAAGTGTTCTCAGCTTGAACTAGCACCTTTGCTATCCCGTGCATTTTGAGTTTAAACTGAACGTTGCGATTCGCTGGCAGCAAGCCGGAGAGCGGCTCCAGTATTTCATAGTCTTCCACCCACTTGCTGTAACTCTGAGGGAAAGCTGGCCACTTCACTTCAGTGTTCAGGCAAGTGATGAGGTAGTTGAAGATGTAGTCGTAATTGCCAGGATCTGACTTCTTCTTGGCATAGATTTTCAGAACAAAGTTCCCTGCGTGGGGGAGATGGATCTTCAACTCAATTTGGTTCCCACGATGGATTTGCATGATGTGCCGCCTTCTCATATCCTCTGTCAGGCTGCTGTTATCGGAGTGCAGGGAGGCTAAGATGCTTATGTCTTTGCCCAGGGTGAAGGTGACAGAACAGCGCCCATCGTTGGTGTGAATGATGGGGTCGGGGTGTGATGGCCTCAGGAACCCTTGCCGCTCTGTGAACCAGCTTGGTCCAACAGGCTGATGCAGGTCCTTTGGGAAACGCATGGCCTTGTCCACAGACTTGCACTCTACGACATACTCTAACACGCAGTTGTAGACATCTTCTGAGGCTTTGGAGGGCTTGGCAAAGATCTGCAGCTTGTGACTCCCTGTCTTCTGTGGGTAGATATCCAGCTTCATTCCGTGTTTTTTCAAAGTCATTAAACCGTGTTCATCTGTTCCCTTCAGCTTAAACGTAAATAATGTGGCAGAACGGCAATCCACTGATACAGAGGCTTTTCCATTTActatgaaatacaaaagaaaagaaactgcgTAGGAGTTTCAGTACATTTTTTGCATGTGCACCCTGTTCTGGGAAGACTAATCTGTCCCAATaaattgctgcttctgtaaTAGTAAAATAAAGAGCTGCAATTGACAGTTCATAGCTTGTCAGCTGTCTGCTTAGACCAGTGTCCCTCAAAAAGAATGAAGTGAAGAGTGGCCTTTGTTTTGGAGATGTGCATTTATCCTATTTTGATATACACTGAAATGGAGGTGTGGTCCTATAGAATATCAAAGCCTGTGTGAAATATAACTGAAAGTACCTTCAGCCCATGTGCTCGAGAAGGGCTTAATTAGATGTGATTAGACCTGATGGCTAGTCCAGTAGCTGTTCCAAGAAGCTTCAGAGAAAAGTGCAGGAACCCTCCAGTACATAGATATGAGATAATTTACCTCCATATGAGCCTGTTTCCAAACAGCTTGAAGATAAAATTAAGTCCTAAAATGTTGTTGCCTTTAAGTTTTAACTCTGTGTTTGTTCTTGGCATTCATAAATTAGTTATCTAGTTAAATTCCTGCagctcttttaaaatctgaggaAGGTGATCTTAAATGTGGGCCCTGTAGTTCAGTGGTGTTACCTGAATAGTTTTATGTTAAAAGAGCTGCTGGACTTACGCAGGTTGCTCAGTATTGCATAAAGAAGTGCCTGTTTATGCGTTGTTCAGTAATTCAAACTTTTGGAACATCATAAAAGgttttaatctcattttcaaGCCAGAGTTACTAATATATAATAGCAGTACTTCTAATTTTGCACTGCTGATGCTGGCTGATAGAGTAACTCATCTTCAGCAGCTAACTGAGGCTTTCTTTTAGACCCAGGGGCGGCTACAATTTTTCACAGcttgaacaaaaaaagaaaaaagacagaaaaaagaaagaagaaagaccctcctctgcccccaagAGCTTTGAGTACACTCTGCTTGCCAGAACCAAGCTGGAAATATAATGCACTACATGCATGACAGTGTGTGGTGGATGCGGGGTTGCATAAGGAAAGATGCTCTGCAGCTTCCCCTCTGTGGGGTGTTACCTGTTTGGATGACACCTGTCTCCGGGTGTGCGGTCAGCAGGCCCAACATGTAAAAATTACTGTTGTGCAGCATGTTGTTCTCAAAATCTTTCAGCGTCAGGGTTGGTTTAAGAAGCTGCCAGTTACTGTTATCTGGGAAGTGATTGTTAATGAACAGAGCCGGGTgagtcagaaaataaaactcattgtacctggaagaaaaaggaggagattaaaggaaaatgagtaaTTACAAACAGTTAATTCTTCCCCTGCACAGTGGTGGTAGTTTCAGCAGGAGGAAGTCAGAGTGTTTTGGACTCCTGAGAAACTGAGGTCAGTGGGTTTGAAATTCTCCAGGCAGAGAAGGAACCCGAGCTTTGGTCTTCTATTTCCAGGGCACATGCTGAGCTTTTGGATAAAATCAGGGTATTTGCACTACCCCCTGCAACCATGGGCTcctgaagaaggagggaggcaCTGCTTGTTGTTTGAAAGTGTGGAGGCACCCTCTCTCAGGCAGCCAGAAGCTATGAATCAAATGCCATGTAGTGTTGCATAAACTGGATATGTGATAAGCAAAACAA from Aquila chrysaetos chrysaetos chromosome 10, bAquChr1.4, whole genome shotgun sequence harbors:
- the KY gene encoding kyphoscoliosis peptidase isoform X3, translated to MGTMDFKTDPSAVTINLLLIVHPEETASKQKGQRERQTEGSRSAGRRVSRESCKQTQAVTSYSNEGTQVTVEIHPKDTTPQLFKKLSFGKGPRRLPSLRGQENKGFQRTEAPRPPEGKDLHVYPWDKSSLKSMPVDLQQFEKLDAYALKVNVKNSVEELVKALLKQARTDLEKVRAIWMWICHHIEYDIVGYHNKSQLSSKPIDVLQTGKSICEGYAGLFEQMCSIAGIQCMKLSGYSKGYGYKMGQSFTGDSDHAWNAVYLDGRWHLLDSTWGSGAVDDSFTKFTFRYNEFYFLTHPALFINNHFPDNSNWQLLKPTLTLKDFENNMLHNSNFYMLGLLTAHPETGVIQTVNGKASVSVDCRSATLFTFKLKGTDEHGLMTLKKHGMKLDIYPQKTGSHKLQIFAKPSKASEDVYNCVLEYVVECKSVDKAMRFPKDLHQPVGPSWFTERQGFLRPSHPDPIIHTNDGRCSVTFTLGKDISILASLHSDNSSLTEDMRRRHIMQIHRGNQIELKIHLPHAGNFVLKIYAKKKSDPGNYDYIFNYLITCLNTEVKWPAFPQSYSKWVEDYEILEPLSGLLPANRNVQFKLKMHGIAKVLVQAENTYPLTQSRGYWEGTCNTSGCREVFVMVHENANHSFYSHVLKYEVETQ
- the KY gene encoding kyphoscoliosis peptidase isoform X4, which gives rise to MGTMDFKTDPSAVTINLLLIVHPEETASKQKGQRERQTEGSRSAGRRVSRESCKQTQAVTSYSNEGTQVTVEIHPKDTTPQLFKKLSFGKGFQRTEAPRPPEGKDLHVYPWDKSSLKSMPVDLQQFEKLDAYALKVNVKNSVEELVKALLKQARTDLEKVRAIWMWICHHIEYDIVGYHNKSQLSSKPIDVLQTGKSICEGYAGLFEQMCSIAGIQCMKLSGYSKGYGYKMGQSFTGDSDHAWNAVYLDGRWHLLDSTWGSGAVDDSFTKFTFRYNEFYFLTHPALFINNHFPDNSNWQLLKPTLTLKDFENNMLHNSNFYMLGLLTAHPETGVIQTVNGKASVSVDCRSATLFTFKLKGTDEHGLMTLKKHGMKLDIYPQKTGSHKLQIFAKPSKASEDVYNCVLEYVVECKSVDKAMRFPKDLHQPVGPSWFTERQGFLRPSHPDPIIHTNDGRCSVTFTLGKDISILASLHSDNSSLTEDMRRRHIMQIHRGNQIELKIHLPHAGNFVLKIYAKKKSDPGNYDYIFNYLITCLNTEVKWPAFPQSYSKWVEDYEILEPLSGLLPANRNVQFKLKMHGIAKVLVQAENTYPLTQSRGYWEGTCNTSGCREVFVMVHENANHSFYSHVLKYEVETQ
- the KY gene encoding kyphoscoliosis peptidase isoform X2 is translated as MGTMDFKTDPSAVTINLLLIVHPEETASKQKGQRERQTEGSRSAGLQDDGNGNSQSQPPQGRDLNGRRVSRESCKQTQAVTSYSNEGTQVTVEIHPKDTTPQLFKKLSFGKGFQRTEAPRPPEGKDLHVYPWDKSSLKSMPVDLQQFEKLDAYALKVNVKNSVEELVKALLKQARTDLEKVRAIWMWICHHIEYDIVGYHNKSQLSSKPIDVLQTGKSICEGYAGLFEQMCSIAGIQCMKLSGYSKGYGYKMGQSFTGDSDHAWNAVYLDGRWHLLDSTWGSGAVDDSFTKFTFRYNEFYFLTHPALFINNHFPDNSNWQLLKPTLTLKDFENNMLHNSNFYMLGLLTAHPETGVIQTVNGKASVSVDCRSATLFTFKLKGTDEHGLMTLKKHGMKLDIYPQKTGSHKLQIFAKPSKASEDVYNCVLEYVVECKSVDKAMRFPKDLHQPVGPSWFTERQGFLRPSHPDPIIHTNDGRCSVTFTLGKDISILASLHSDNSSLTEDMRRRHIMQIHRGNQIELKIHLPHAGNFVLKIYAKKKSDPGNYDYIFNYLITCLNTEVKWPAFPQSYSKWVEDYEILEPLSGLLPANRNVQFKLKMHGIAKVLVQAENTYPLTQSRGYWEGTCNTSGCREVFVMVHENANHSFYSHVLKYEVETQ
- the KY gene encoding kyphoscoliosis peptidase isoform X1, with the protein product MGTMDFKTDPSAVTINLLLIVHPEETASKQKGQRERQTEGSRSAGLQDDGNGNSQSQPPQGRDLNGRRVSRESCKQTQAVTSYSNEGTQVTVEIHPKDTTPQLFKKLSFGKGPRRLPSLRGQENKGFQRTEAPRPPEGKDLHVYPWDKSSLKSMPVDLQQFEKLDAYALKVNVKNSVEELVKALLKQARTDLEKVRAIWMWICHHIEYDIVGYHNKSQLSSKPIDVLQTGKSICEGYAGLFEQMCSIAGIQCMKLSGYSKGYGYKMGQSFTGDSDHAWNAVYLDGRWHLLDSTWGSGAVDDSFTKFTFRYNEFYFLTHPALFINNHFPDNSNWQLLKPTLTLKDFENNMLHNSNFYMLGLLTAHPETGVIQTVNGKASVSVDCRSATLFTFKLKGTDEHGLMTLKKHGMKLDIYPQKTGSHKLQIFAKPSKASEDVYNCVLEYVVECKSVDKAMRFPKDLHQPVGPSWFTERQGFLRPSHPDPIIHTNDGRCSVTFTLGKDISILASLHSDNSSLTEDMRRRHIMQIHRGNQIELKIHLPHAGNFVLKIYAKKKSDPGNYDYIFNYLITCLNTEVKWPAFPQSYSKWVEDYEILEPLSGLLPANRNVQFKLKMHGIAKVLVQAENTYPLTQSRGYWEGTCNTSGCREVFVMVHENANHSFYSHVLKYEVETQ